The region tccagggagcatcaatcaaacagctgtttgtttattcgttgtaagagaggcttgtggtgggaattttaatttattcctgtaagaaaacactcagagacagagacagtaaataaaatccaatctttactatgtgcatagggtccaagttacatgcaaaaacaaggacaaaggttccaggacctttgtctggatatatgtaggcacagagcgcaacaaatgtacgccccttcattagtattcattcatatttctgataatcaatattcaaagacaatccaccgctCTTCTCCTCACTgtagattgtttattcatatctcccccttcaaggtacgtcatgcagatgcatgttctcaaaacattccagcatgacgtatacgcaggggcctgtgcaTTTAACTTGCGCGTCTGAGAATAATctcttattttgttttaactccctgtttctaggaagataatccccatggtagcttccgtcatgaggtattatgtttttggttctgcaggctcttaggcaccaagacaagataatccagaacacacagttaatggccgtggccttggaggcccatggtacagacagggagagacatctccactcacacagttacagaatataatattgagtagcacaaggcaagttatgatactttaataagtgtgtatactctggatcattccagcataagcaaccaataatagtataagaAATTAATAAGAtgataagtaattaataatgaaataatcacatgaatatataatttcaacaacaggcTTTTGTCCGTTTTTGCAAGTTAACtattcgtatatgatacgtgagaggtaatatttcattacattacattacatgacattgcatggcatttagcagacgctcttatccagagcgacgtacaacaaagtgcaaattaaacacaagaacaagtgcaaagaggacctgaaaggacagtatagttccgagtcctagtgtaaacatgcagaaaatcagaaccctttaagagtacaatcaacaacaatcaatttcgatttattttacacagtggtatctgttgtgtatcattttcgacttctctcgtcgccaaatgttgtgttgcacttaggaagggagagaacccgtatagcgagattcaacaatacaacactttaataggtataacagggacgaagcacgtccttacagcagccatacccagtcACAACTCCcagcaaatctttatacctttttacatcctgtttcacttcccgttttcctggtcttacgtcacgagcattaaaggcacagtttctcatttctccagttaatgtgcgtacgcatgggtcagagtttccgtggaggaccgcacattttcccgtcaagttcgttttttataaatgccaaagtttgcttagaaagtggcgtacgcattcttttgtgcctacgcaacgtttataaatgaggccccagggctTTTATTTCAAAACCCTTCAAAAAGAATAAACACGAGACTTTAAGCAAATGTAGAATGAATAGGTTGCTCTAAATATAGATTGCGTTTATACACCATGTATTGAATATATTATTGTTTGTTCATAGATACATATAACgtatataaataatatgtaCTTTTCTATATTCATaaatttcacaatgaaatgtagtTTAAGAAAATACGCGTTTTATGGAAAGTATCTTTGGCTTTGAAAACCTTTACTTTGAAATCGCAAAACCGGAAGTACCTCATTTGCATCGTTCAATGCTTCCTAGCTATCAGGCGGGCtgtgtttgaatgttttcaagggAACTATTGAATGTTTAAAAGCTAGTAAAGCATATCAGAGTTTAAAGCTACCTTTGTAACTTATATAAGCTAAAGAAAGAAACCTTACACTTAAAGAATATTCGTTTTCTAAACAGCTAGATGCCATCTGGTTATATTGAATCATACTACGCCATACTAGTCAGTAGATGGTTAGCTAACAAACGTAACTTCTTACTATGTTAGCTAACTTGACTATAGCTAACTTTTTTTTAGTTCGACGACAACTAACCAGCTACTAGGGAGGTAATATTTCTTACTTGAAATAACACAAGTTATCCGTACATTAGCATTAACTAACCAGTTAACCTGTCCAAGGTTTTTGGCTTTGAGATGAATCCTTGGGACCCAGTACCACATTCCGTGACACCTGCTGCTCAGGTCCTTGCAAGATGTGTTGCATCTGGAGTTTTGGCTCAGGTAGGTTGAAATTATAACGCATGCCTTTCTTAACACCGATGTTTGTATATTTACTCATTTTAGAGCATTGCGGAAACCTATTTTAATTTCACCCTCGAATCTTTCTCCTTTCAGAGGGATCTTGACGCGGTCCCAAGCGACACCCACGTATTCTCTCCACATCTCATTGAAGCTGAACAAGTTGCGGACTTGAAAAAGCAGATTGACGAGGTAACGGGGCCCTTCCAGTGTGACATCTTCATATGTTTGCAACaatctttcatattttttacGTTATTCTTTTGTGTTTTAGAAAAACCTGGAGACGGAGCTGTTGAAGCTTGAGAAAGAGAGCGCAGACGTTACCCACAGTTTCTTTCTAAGTAAATTAATACAGGCACGCTAACACAGTCACGACTTGGACGAATAGATTAATCAGAAACTGTCCCAGCGCAAATTATGGTGAAATTCTCAAGTTAATTTTACGTGAATGTGATATGTCACCCATGAATGAAAAGAAGGACGCCCACACATTGATATGCGTTTTACACACTTATTGTAGACAATGTTTCGATCCCAGTGGATCTTCGTCAGATGTCACCCTGACCTAGTGTTCCCTTTGCGTGTTTGTAGGCCAGAGGTTTACTGCCCTGCAGCAGTTCACCTCACACCTGCAGGAGGTACTCAGGGAGCAGGCAAGCCTGCGTCAGAGACTGATGAAGCCCCTTTGCCAGCAGAACCTGCCCATAGAGGCCAATCTACACAGGTGAGAGCAACACAAGCCAGGTCAGGAAAATGCAGAGGACCATCCAAGATAAAGGTGTATACAGAATTTCAGAACTTGGCTAAGAAATTTAAGACAGCTGCAGCCTTTTGTACAGTAACTATTGAACCATACAGAGACATCGGTCTTGGCTGTTTTAACCATAAAGTAAAAGTCCCCGGGCCTGCTGTGAGTTGTGAGAGTTGCGTGAGTGGAAACGTTACAGctcatggttctatctgtatagaCTATTTTACAATGCCATTGTTTTGGCGACTACAGTTCCATATTTTGTAACgttgggtggcaaaacaagtgagGGGGACCTCACATTCTTTGCATTTTTTGAATCCACTAGCTACACAACTCTGGGTAATGTCGGTTTCCATCTCATGGCGAAGATCCAGCGAACCATATCCACAAtagtttataaataaaattgttttaGCATCAATATTGGAATTTCTCTTGAGGAATGatcatttttgtccattttatCGTCAAATTCTGTACATGACAGATCAgaattttagcttttatttcctggcattttTATCTTGATTTGTAAAACCACATTTCATCTTTTTGTATCAGAGCACCCATTTTTTTCAGGTGAACAAaaaaaggtattggaacatgtgactgacaggtgtgtcttgttgcccagatgtgtcatgttagattgattggtcatacaataaatagttctgggTGTCtagtcttggttttagccttgggtttctcatgtgaagactgcatttgtgtaaaGATAAACcatcatgaagaccagagagctgtctttgggggggaa is a window of Conger conger chromosome 1, fConCon1.1, whole genome shotgun sequence DNA encoding:
- the haus2 gene encoding HAUS augmin-like complex subunit 2 encodes the protein MNPWDPVPHSVTPAAQVLARCVASGVLAQRDLDAVPSDTHVFSPHLIEAEQVADLKKQIDEKNLETELLKLEKESADVTHSFFLSQRFTALQQFTSHLQEVLREQASLRQRLMKPLCQQNLPIEANLHRYVVELVGMVMDLIENMESKMTITRSFPSLGPSMTNLNNALAQLLTQVAEVEELAGLVLQWKDIQYRMLTMNKQNST